In Anaerolineales bacterium, the following are encoded in one genomic region:
- a CDS encoding B12-binding domain-containing radical SAM protein, with protein MSIVLINPNLVAQRNDPFTTGIVYMPISLAYLAGALRAAGHPLQVIDAYAAAPRQARREGNFNFYGLTAAQVAERIPADAQVVFVYAINLTNHLSSLALVRAARAAAPAAKLVVMENTQAVTAYALSEVAAEFYAAGADFVLTGEAERRALRLLEALQAGDPAALRAIDGLGSPDFYNLPAGFMDESQLDALPLPAWDLFPLENYWSLRFAHGPLSAERYLPLLTSRGCPYPCGFCVVPATNRQKWRPRSAANVVDEIEHFQKTLGVSEFHVEDLDPTISDERIRAICAEILRRGLQVTWKIAAGTKVETMRDEETIDQMAAAGCRYISISPETGSPRLLKLMRKPFNLQHAVRLVKRMNQVGIRSQACFVLGYPGETAQDRQMTWDLVHDLTQVGVDEVALFIVTPVPGSSIHKQFSGYASLSELNFSPTWREDYAELARFRLRLYAHFLWWKLRYHPLKLLRQPFNFLRRRFETKMEMVPYRALALRWLAR; from the coding sequence ATGTCCATCGTCCTGATCAATCCCAACCTGGTGGCGCAACGCAATGACCCCTTCACCACCGGCATTGTCTACATGCCCATCAGCCTGGCCTATTTGGCCGGGGCGTTGCGCGCCGCCGGGCACCCGCTGCAGGTGATTGATGCCTACGCGGCGGCTCCGCGGCAGGCGCGCCGTGAAGGCAACTTCAACTTTTACGGCCTGACCGCCGCCCAAGTCGCTGAGCGTATCCCGGCGGATGCGCAGGTGGTCTTCGTCTACGCCATTAATCTGACCAACCACCTTTCCAGCCTGGCGCTGGTGCGCGCCGCCCGAGCCGCGGCCCCGGCCGCCAAGCTGGTGGTGATGGAGAACACCCAGGCGGTTACCGCCTACGCCTTGTCCGAGGTCGCCGCTGAATTCTATGCCGCCGGGGCTGATTTCGTGCTGACCGGCGAGGCAGAGCGACGCGCCCTGCGCCTGTTGGAGGCTTTGCAAGCCGGCGACCCGGCGGCTCTCCGCGCTATTGACGGCCTGGGCAGCCCGGATTTCTATAACCTGCCGGCTGGCTTCATGGATGAAAGCCAGCTGGACGCACTGCCCCTCCCGGCCTGGGACCTGTTCCCGCTGGAGAATTATTGGAGCCTGCGTTTTGCCCATGGCCCGCTTTCGGCCGAGCGCTACCTGCCGCTGCTGACCTCGCGCGGCTGCCCATACCCGTGCGGCTTCTGTGTGGTGCCGGCCACCAATCGCCAGAAATGGCGACCGCGTTCGGCCGCCAACGTAGTCGATGAGATCGAGCATTTTCAGAAGACGCTGGGCGTCAGTGAATTTCACGTCGAAGACCTGGACCCGACCATCTCGGACGAGCGCATCCGCGCCATCTGTGCTGAGATCTTGCGCCGGGGTTTGCAGGTCACCTGGAAGATCGCCGCTGGGACCAAAGTGGAGACGATGCGTGATGAAGAAACCATCGACCAGATGGCCGCGGCGGGCTGCCGCTATATCTCGATCTCGCCCGAGACGGGGTCGCCGCGTCTGCTCAAGCTGATGCGCAAGCCCTTCAATTTGCAGCATGCTGTGCGCCTGGTCAAGCGCATGAACCAAGTGGGCATTCGCTCCCAGGCCTGCTTTGTGCTGGGCTATCCTGGCGAAACCGCCCAAGACCGCCAGATGACCTGGGATCTGGTGCACGACTTGACCCAAGTGGGCGTGGACGAAGTAGCTTTGTTCATTGTCACGCCGGTGCCAGGTTCTTCTATTCACAAGCAATTCTCCGGCTATGCCAGTTTGTCTGAACTCAACTTCAGCCCTACCTGGCGAGAGGACTACGCTGAATTGGCGCGTTTCCGCCTGCGCTTGTACGCTCACTTCCTGTGGTGGAAACTGCGTTATCATCCCCTTAAGCTGCTGCGCCAGCCCTTTAACTTCCTGCGCCGGCGCTTCGAGACCAAGATGGAGATGGTGCCTTACCGGGCGCTGGCCCTGCGCTGGCTGGCCCGCTAA
- a CDS encoding ABC transporter permease — translation MTPPAQSSQRVLIKPQRGLVGLDFKELFRFRELIVFLTWRDILVRYKQTLLGGAWAILQPVLQMLIFNVLFGDIAGLSSGGVPRPLFTYAGLLPWNLFSTSMSDAGRSLVTNRNMITKVYFPRIIVPLSSVLSGVVDFLVAFLLLAGMMVYYGVMPTSGVWGLPLYLLLSLVTALGVGLWLAALNVHYRDIRYIIPFLTQFWMLATPIAYEASEVFSRLPVGWEWLYALNPMVGVVEGFRSALVGTPIYSLDMLWISILTSLVLLLSGLVYFRRMERTFADVV, via the coding sequence CTGACTCCCCCGGCGCAAAGCAGCCAGCGCGTCCTGATCAAGCCGCAACGCGGCTTGGTCGGCTTGGACTTCAAGGAACTGTTCCGTTTCCGCGAGCTGATCGTTTTCCTGACTTGGCGTGACATTCTGGTGCGTTACAAACAGACCTTGCTGGGCGGCGCCTGGGCCATTCTGCAGCCTGTGCTGCAGATGCTGATCTTCAATGTGCTCTTTGGTGATATCGCCGGGCTGTCCAGCGGCGGCGTGCCGCGCCCGCTGTTCACCTATGCCGGCCTGCTGCCCTGGAACCTGTTCTCCACTTCGATGAGTGATGCGGGCCGCTCGCTGGTGACCAACCGCAACATGATCACCAAGGTCTATTTCCCACGCATTATCGTGCCGCTCTCTTCGGTGCTCAGCGGCGTGGTCGACTTTCTGGTGGCCTTTCTGCTGCTGGCGGGCATGATGGTCTATTACGGCGTGATGCCAACCAGTGGCGTGTGGGGCTTGCCGCTGTACTTGCTGCTCTCCCTGGTTACCGCTCTGGGAGTGGGCCTGTGGCTGGCCGCGCTCAACGTTCACTACCGCGATATCCGCTACATCATCCCCTTCCTGACCCAGTTCTGGATGCTGGCCACCCCGATTGCCTATGAAGCCAGTGAAGTCTTTAGCCGCCTGCCGGTTGGCTGGGAATGGCTTTACGCGCTCAACCCGATGGTGGGCGTGGTGGAAGGCTTTCGCAGCGCCCTGGTGGGCACGCCGATCTATTCGCTGGATATGCTGTGGATCTCGATCCTGACCTCACTGGTGCTGCTGCTGAGCGGGCTGGTGTACTTCCGCCGTATGGAACGCACCTTTGCGGATGTGGTCTAA
- a CDS encoding GDP-L-fucose synthase, with product MAENNFWQGKRVTVTGGGGFLGSFIVEKLRSRGATEIFVPRRKDYDLVQPEDIARMLADGKPDILIHVAALAGGIGANRARPGEFFYDNLMMGVPLMHQAWQTGVDKFVALGTICSYPLHTPTPFREEELWNGYPEETNAPYGLAKKMLLVQAQAYRQQYDFNAIYLLPVNLYGPRDNFDLETSHVIPALIRKFLEAQERGDASVPLWGDGSPTREFLYVEDAAEGVVLAAERYEGGEPINLGSGQEISIKDLAELIARLVGYQGEFVWQTDKPNGQPRRLLDVQRAKDNFGFVAGTPFEEGLRKTIDWYRQHRAEVVGG from the coding sequence ATGGCAGAGAACAATTTTTGGCAGGGCAAGCGAGTGACCGTCACCGGCGGCGGCGGTTTTTTGGGTTCCTTCATTGTGGAGAAGCTGCGCAGCCGCGGCGCCACCGAGATATTTGTGCCGCGCCGGAAAGATTATGACCTGGTCCAGCCGGAAGACATTGCGCGCATGCTGGCGGATGGCAAGCCCGACATTCTGATCCATGTGGCCGCCCTGGCCGGCGGGATTGGCGCCAACCGCGCCCGCCCTGGCGAATTCTTCTATGACAATTTGATGATGGGCGTGCCGCTGATGCACCAGGCCTGGCAAACTGGCGTGGACAAGTTCGTCGCCCTGGGCACGATCTGCTCCTACCCGCTGCACACGCCCACACCTTTCCGCGAAGAAGAGCTGTGGAACGGCTACCCTGAGGAGACCAACGCGCCCTACGGCCTGGCCAAGAAAATGCTGCTGGTGCAGGCGCAGGCCTATCGCCAGCAGTACGATTTCAATGCGATCTATCTATTGCCGGTGAACCTGTATGGGCCGCGCGACAATTTTGACTTGGAAACCTCGCACGTCATCCCGGCGCTGATCCGCAAGTTCCTGGAAGCCCAGGAGCGCGGCGACGCCAGTGTGCCGCTGTGGGGCGACGGCTCGCCCACGCGTGAGTTCCTGTATGTGGAAGACGCCGCTGAGGGCGTGGTGCTGGCGGCTGAACGCTATGAAGGTGGTGAGCCCATCAACCTGGGATCCGGCCAGGAGATTAGCATCAAGGATTTGGCCGAGCTGATCGCCCGCCTGGTGGGCTACCAGGGCGAATTCGTTTGGCAGACGGACAAGCCCAACGGCCAGCCGCGCCGTCTGCTGGACGTGCAGCGCGCCAAGGACAACTTTGGCTTCGTGGCAGGCACACCGTTCGAAGAGGGCTTGCGCAAGACGATCGACTGGTATCGCCAGCACCGCGCCGAGGTGGTGGGTGGATAA
- a CDS encoding winged helix-turn-helix transcriptional regulator, with translation MDSGFDTARDMLLLEQIENDPDVTQATLASQLGVAVGTVNWHLKRLVAKGYVKVKRAQRRKLRYIITPQGISRRARLTVNYIDHSMQLYRKTRKRVQQLLEEVREQGYTSVRVEKASQDPEDIADVCRLTCLEQGMQLAEAEQPGPVLRILGHKVYLEWEGEHAH, from the coding sequence ATGGATTCCGGATTCGATACAGCCCGCGATATGCTCCTGTTGGAGCAGATAGAAAACGACCCTGATGTGACCCAGGCGACTTTGGCGTCCCAGCTGGGCGTGGCGGTGGGCACGGTTAACTGGCATCTGAAGCGCCTGGTGGCCAAAGGCTACGTCAAAGTAAAACGCGCCCAGCGCCGTAAATTGCGCTACATCATCACCCCGCAGGGCATCAGCCGGCGAGCACGCCTGACGGTCAATTACATCGACCATTCCATGCAGTTGTATCGCAAGACGCGCAAGCGCGTGCAGCAGCTGCTGGAAGAGGTGCGCGAGCAAGGCTACACCAGCGTGCGGGTGGAGAAGGCCAGCCAAGACCCCGAAGACATTGCTGATGTATGCCGCCTGACCTGCCTAGAGCAGGGCATGCAATTGGCCGAAGCCGAGCAACCCGGCCCCGTGCTGCGCATTTTGGGCCACAAGGTCTACCTGGAGTGGGAGGGCGAGCATGCCCACTAA
- a CDS encoding glycosyltransferase, with product MPAKKTRSAKPSIAVAIPCHNEAATIAKVVKDFRKALPRAPIYVFDNASTDGSADLARKAGAEVHPVPALGKGNVLRAIFDDLKEDIVVLVDGDDTYPAEEVSTLLQPVLTGAADMTVGHRLDGASDANMKRLNQFGNRMIVAYINRLFDTQYDDVLSGYRAFNRRFMESVPVLTSGFEVETEITLQALAEGLSVLEVPVSYRSRPEDSQSKLRPFADGYRIVLTAAILLRDHRPLRLFGAIAAFFWSLALVAGVLRLFSIFGQGSLPDSILGGVVLLGVPSGLIALGIGLSLNAINTRFQEIKTFLRRSR from the coding sequence ATGCCCGCAAAAAAGACCCGCAGCGCCAAACCGAGTATCGCCGTGGCGATCCCCTGCCACAACGAGGCGGCCACGATCGCTAAAGTGGTCAAAGACTTTCGTAAGGCTTTGCCGCGCGCTCCAATTTACGTGTTTGACAATGCCTCCACCGACGGCAGCGCTGACTTGGCGCGCAAAGCCGGGGCCGAAGTGCACCCGGTGCCTGCACTGGGCAAAGGCAATGTGCTGCGCGCCATCTTCGATGACCTCAAAGAAGACATTGTGGTCCTGGTGGATGGTGACGACACCTACCCGGCCGAGGAAGTCAGCACTTTGCTGCAGCCGGTGCTGACCGGCGCGGCGGACATGACCGTGGGCCATCGCTTGGACGGCGCCAGCGACGCCAACATGAAGCGCCTCAATCAATTTGGCAACCGCATGATCGTGGCCTACATTAACCGTCTATTCGATACACAATATGACGATGTGCTTTCCGGCTATCGGGCTTTCAACCGCCGCTTCATGGAGAGTGTGCCGGTGCTGACCAGCGGCTTTGAGGTGGAGACCGAGATCACCTTGCAGGCCTTGGCCGAAGGGCTGAGCGTGCTGGAGGTGCCGGTCAGTTACCGCAGCCGCCCGGAGGACAGCCAGTCCAAGCTGCGGCCTTTCGCCGACGGCTACCGCATCGTGCTGACCGCCGCCATCCTGCTGCGCGACCATCGCCCGCTGCGCCTGTTTGGCGCCATCGCTGCATTTTTCTGGAGCCTGGCGCTGGTCGCCGGTGTGCTGCGCTTGTTCAGCATCTTTGGGCAGGGCAGCTTGCCGGACAGCATTTTGGGCGGCGTGGTGCTGCTGGGCGTGCCTTCAGGGTTGATCGCCCTGGGCATTGGTCTGTCCCTCAACGCTATCAACACTCGTTTCCAAGAGATCAAAACTTTCTTACGAAGAAGCCGATAA
- a CDS encoding NAD(P)-dependent oxidoreductase codes for MPTKPAEAQHVLVTGGAGYIGSLLVGELLRRGYRVTVMDKLLFGGDSLLSYLAHPNFYFANVDVWEPRALREVFKGSGQKPDAVVHLAAIVGFPACQAVGRSVAWRYNVESTQRVFEQAQELGVKRFVFASTYSNYGLSEDGQPVDEETALNPQSLYAETKIAAENYLLENQAADCAPLIFRLATLYGISPRTRFDLIVNQFVLDAYTKRELLIYQRGYSRSFVHVRDVVAGLVLGLEAPEEKTRGQVYNLGTEQGNYRKDEIVNFVIKRLPEIRISYKDLTFGGDMRDIRVSFEKIRRELGFETRLNVDDGVREVLHALQQGLIKNPLDERFRNAQFIVE; via the coding sequence ATGCCCACTAAGCCGGCTGAAGCCCAGCATGTGCTGGTGACCGGTGGGGCGGGCTACATCGGCTCACTACTGGTGGGTGAACTGCTGCGCCGCGGCTACCGCGTGACCGTGATGGACAAACTGCTGTTTGGCGGTGATTCGCTGCTCAGCTATCTGGCGCACCCCAATTTCTATTTCGCCAATGTGGATGTGTGGGAACCGCGCGCGCTGCGTGAGGTCTTTAAAGGCAGCGGGCAGAAGCCGGATGCGGTGGTGCATCTGGCCGCCATTGTCGGCTTCCCGGCCTGCCAGGCCGTAGGGCGCTCAGTGGCCTGGCGCTACAACGTGGAGAGCACGCAGCGCGTCTTTGAACAGGCCCAGGAACTGGGCGTGAAGCGCTTTGTCTTCGCTTCCACTTACAGCAACTATGGCCTGTCTGAGGACGGCCAGCCGGTGGACGAGGAGACCGCCCTGAACCCGCAGTCGCTGTACGCCGAGACCAAGATCGCCGCTGAGAATTATTTGCTGGAGAACCAGGCGGCAGATTGTGCGCCGCTGATCTTTCGCCTGGCGACCTTGTATGGCATCTCGCCGCGCACGCGCTTCGATTTGATCGTCAACCAGTTTGTGCTGGACGCCTACACCAAGCGCGAGCTGCTGATCTACCAGCGCGGCTATTCGCGCTCCTTTGTGCATGTGCGTGACGTGGTCGCAGGCCTGGTGCTGGGGCTGGAAGCGCCGGAAGAGAAGACGCGCGGCCAAGTTTACAATTTGGGCACCGAACAAGGCAATTACCGCAAAGACGAGATCGTCAATTTCGTCATCAAGCGTCTTCCCGAGATCCGCATCAGCTACAAGGATCTGACTTTCGGCGGCGACATGCGTGATATTCGCGTGTCCTTTGAAAAGATACGCAGGGAGCTGGGCTTTGAGACTCGCCTAAACGTAGATGACGGCGTGCGGGAAGTTTTGCATGCCCTGCAGCAGGGTTTGATCAAAAACCCGTTGGATGAGCGCTTCCGGAATGCGCAATTCATTGTGGAATAG
- a CDS encoding FAD-dependent oxidoreductase, which translates to MEKEKIVVLGAGVGGLAAGYFLARTGKYAVTVLEKEAVIGGLCASFEHDGFVLDYGAHKLYSVIPGVLDEALDLMGDRLVRLPKKNRLYLEGKLVDYPLKLGNLASALGPWRFLQIGFGYGIELLKGLFNRHAPRSYEEYIIRRFGRPTYELVFEPLADKVWGQPASLHPEMARTRLPASGGMELVLKLLGLKKETADTNAEFFYYPKAGFGDWPQALAEGIQAHGGRVLTGVDVRGLQMDGGRVRAVHSAVNGKAQDFDCDYLVSSLPLPLLGRMVFGDSDAEFNRAVTGLQFRHLVLVYVWVKRSLVMQDQWVFFPQRNVVFSRLFEQKQMNPQLGPADRTVITADFTAAEGSALWQASDADLVQQVVDGLVKTGFVKADEVEGSLVIRKPNFYPRYDLEYAEKMKLVSDKLRQVPNLLTTGRIGMYNYNNSDHCADMGRFIAEHLAAGEAAPDIWQALERRVAEYKIVD; encoded by the coding sequence ATGGAAAAAGAAAAGATCGTAGTGCTGGGCGCCGGTGTGGGCGGCTTGGCAGCGGGGTATTTTTTGGCGCGCACAGGCAAGTATGCTGTGACCGTGCTGGAGAAAGAAGCCGTGATCGGCGGCCTGTGCGCCAGCTTTGAACACGACGGCTTTGTGCTGGACTACGGCGCGCACAAGCTCTATTCAGTGATCCCGGGAGTATTGGACGAAGCTCTGGACCTGATGGGCGACCGGCTGGTTCGCCTGCCGAAAAAGAACCGCCTGTACTTGGAAGGCAAGCTGGTGGACTATCCGTTGAAGCTGGGCAACCTGGCCAGCGCGCTAGGCCCCTGGCGCTTTTTGCAGATCGGCTTTGGTTACGGCATCGAATTGCTCAAAGGACTCTTCAACCGCCACGCGCCGCGTTCCTACGAAGAATACATTATTCGCCGCTTTGGGCGGCCGACCTACGAATTGGTCTTTGAGCCGCTGGCCGACAAGGTCTGGGGCCAGCCCGCCAGCCTGCATCCCGAAATGGCGCGCACGCGCCTGCCCGCCTCAGGCGGCATGGAGCTGGTGTTGAAGCTGCTGGGCCTGAAGAAAGAAACCGCAGATACCAATGCGGAATTCTTCTATTATCCCAAAGCGGGCTTTGGCGACTGGCCGCAGGCGCTGGCCGAAGGCATTCAGGCGCACGGTGGCCGGGTGCTGACCGGCGTGGATGTACGCGGCCTGCAGATGGACGGCGGCCGGGTGCGCGCTGTGCACAGCGCGGTGAATGGCAAGGCGCAGGATTTCGACTGCGATTACCTGGTGTCTTCGCTCCCGCTGCCCTTGCTGGGCCGTATGGTCTTCGGCGACAGCGATGCTGAATTCAACCGGGCGGTGACCGGCTTGCAGTTCCGCCACTTGGTCCTGGTGTATGTGTGGGTCAAGCGCTCGCTGGTGATGCAAGACCAGTGGGTCTTCTTCCCGCAGCGCAATGTCGTTTTCAGCCGTTTGTTCGAGCAGAAACAGATGAACCCGCAGTTGGGCCCGGCTGACCGCACCGTGATCACCGCAGACTTCACCGCGGCCGAAGGCAGCGCCCTGTGGCAGGCCAGTGACGCCGACCTGGTGCAACAGGTGGTGGACGGCTTGGTCAAGACCGGCTTTGTCAAGGCTGATGAAGTAGAAGGCAGCCTGGTGATCCGCAAACCCAACTTTTACCCGCGCTACGACCTGGAGTACGCCGAAAAGATGAAGCTGGTCAGCGACAAGCTGCGCCAGGTGCCCAACCTGCTGACCACCGGGCGCATCGGCATGTACAACTACAACAACTCCGACCACTGCGCCGACATGGGCCGCTTTATTGCCGAACACTTGGCCGCCGGCGAAGCCGCTCCTGACATCTGGCAAGCGCTGGAACGGCGTGTGGCGGAATACAAGATCGTTGACTGA
- a CDS encoding glycosyltransferase family 39 protein, which yields MKTLNKFLPRLPYAASLIALAAGLSWISSGFAHLSSLPSFLVLLTIAVGLFGLTWRILRPEQPPRWLAWLTGAAVLLRLLMGVVWLLALPAGGYDTDVQQAGYVMQDAFNRDQAAWQLAQSETPLVHAFQGYSHTDQYGGLLFLSAAVYRYLGGGEHQPLMVLVLAAAVSGLAVAYTWAFARRTLGPRVAHLAACGVALYPEAVLLGSSQMREAFTVCLLPLALYALLRCREKLSAANLALLLVPLGLTAALTSAFIPSLLGTLALVFLAIERWPWLRSRRVWLGVLAATGLGVLLFFLLFDESELWLVQAAQWQVYVSANASGWVAREFERLPLGAQIPFLVSYGVLRPLLPAALTAGGPLVWTMIGVWRALGWTVLLAFLLYAIYLVLRDRKWLEVPGALLLAVWATNILTSYRGGGDLWDNPRYRSAFASIQLILAAWAWVRSRERSDPWLHRSIGVAVCLLVWFIPWYLRRYADFEWPLVDLHQVAGVGLATAGLYILSDWMRSNASPSS from the coding sequence GTGAAAACGCTGAACAAATTCCTGCCTCGGCTGCCTTACGCCGCGTCCCTAATCGCCTTGGCTGCGGGTTTATCCTGGATCTCTTCTGGCTTTGCCCACCTGTCCAGCCTGCCCTCCTTTTTGGTTCTACTAACCATCGCTGTGGGCCTGTTTGGGCTGACCTGGCGCATTTTGCGACCGGAGCAACCGCCGCGCTGGCTCGCTTGGCTGACAGGCGCCGCCGTGCTGCTGCGCCTGCTGATGGGCGTGGTGTGGCTGCTGGCCCTGCCCGCCGGCGGCTACGACACCGACGTGCAGCAGGCGGGCTATGTGATGCAAGACGCCTTCAATCGAGACCAAGCCGCCTGGCAGCTGGCCCAGTCTGAGACGCCGCTGGTGCACGCGTTTCAAGGCTACAGCCACACCGACCAGTACGGCGGTCTGTTGTTTCTGAGCGCAGCGGTATACCGGTACTTGGGTGGCGGCGAGCACCAGCCGTTGATGGTGTTGGTGCTGGCCGCGGCGGTCTCCGGTCTGGCGGTGGCCTACACCTGGGCTTTCGCCCGGCGTACACTGGGGCCGCGCGTGGCTCATTTGGCAGCCTGCGGCGTGGCGCTCTATCCAGAAGCGGTGCTGCTCGGCTCTTCCCAAATGCGTGAGGCCTTTACTGTCTGCCTGCTGCCCCTGGCGTTGTATGCGCTGCTGCGCTGCCGCGAGAAGCTTAGCGCGGCCAACCTGGCTTTATTACTGGTCCCGCTTGGCCTCACCGCGGCCCTGACCTCCGCTTTCATCCCTTCATTGCTGGGCACGCTGGCTCTGGTCTTTTTGGCGATCGAACGCTGGCCTTGGCTGCGCAGCCGCAGGGTTTGGCTGGGCGTGTTGGCTGCCACCGGCCTGGGTGTGCTGCTCTTCTTCCTGCTTTTTGATGAAAGCGAGCTGTGGCTGGTGCAAGCTGCGCAGTGGCAGGTGTACGTCAGCGCCAACGCCTCCGGCTGGGTGGCGCGCGAATTTGAGCGTCTGCCGCTGGGTGCGCAGATCCCCTTCCTGGTCAGCTACGGCGTGCTGCGCCCTTTGTTGCCAGCCGCGCTGACTGCCGGAGGCCCGCTGGTCTGGACGATGATTGGCGTTTGGCGGGCGTTGGGCTGGACCGTGTTGCTGGCCTTCCTGCTGTATGCCATCTATCTGGTTCTGCGTGACCGCAAGTGGCTTGAAGTGCCGGGGGCGCTGCTGCTGGCGGTGTGGGCCACCAATATCCTCACTTCCTACCGCGGCGGCGGCGACCTGTGGGACAACCCGCGCTACCGCAGCGCCTTTGCTTCCATCCAACTCATCCTGGCTGCCTGGGCCTGGGTGCGCTCGCGCGAGCGCAGCGACCCCTGGCTGCACCGGTCTATCGGTGTGGCGGTGTGCCTGCTGGTCTGGTTCATCCCCTGGTATTTACGCCGTTACGCTGACTTTGAGTGGCCTCTGGTGGATCTGCATCAGGTGGCTGGCGTGGGTTTGGCTACGGCTGGTTTGTATATCCTGTCGGACTGGATGCGCAGCAACGCCTCACCTTCTTCTTAG
- a CDS encoding class I SAM-dependent methyltransferase translates to MPNTVEAYKALLETVPCNLCGADEYEVVYPPRYEEAKPDEIANTFRSSGDEVLLDQLVRCKSCGLLYLNPRLRSDVVIGGYSDGTDELFVSQAAGRERTFAKSLKLIERLRPSRGRLLDVGTAGGSFLAVAQRAGWQVAGCEPNRWMSEWAKQHYGLDVVPGTIHDMQLADESFDVVSLWDVLEHTPDPKTTLAECARVLKPGGLLVVNYPDIDSLVARLMGRRWVFLLSVHLYYFTPPTLKRMLAEMGLNVLSTRPHWQSLELGYVLFRMEAYVRPVARAAGWLVKRLGLAHMQIPYWMGQMLVLAEKA, encoded by the coding sequence ATGCCCAATACTGTTGAAGCCTATAAGGCCCTACTAGAGACTGTGCCCTGCAATCTGTGCGGCGCAGACGAGTATGAAGTGGTTTACCCGCCGCGCTACGAAGAGGCCAAGCCTGACGAAATTGCCAACACTTTCCGTTCTTCGGGCGATGAAGTGCTGTTGGACCAGTTGGTGCGCTGCAAGTCCTGCGGCCTGCTGTATCTAAACCCGCGGCTCCGCTCCGATGTGGTCATTGGCGGTTACAGCGATGGTACGGATGAGCTGTTTGTCTCGCAGGCGGCCGGCCGCGAGCGCACGTTTGCCAAGTCGCTCAAGCTGATCGAGCGCCTGCGCCCCAGCCGCGGCCGCCTGCTGGACGTGGGCACGGCCGGCGGTTCCTTTCTGGCGGTGGCGCAGCGCGCTGGCTGGCAGGTGGCGGGCTGCGAACCCAACCGCTGGATGTCGGAGTGGGCCAAGCAGCACTACGGCCTGGATGTGGTGCCTGGCACCATCCATGACATGCAGTTGGCAGACGAGAGCTTTGATGTGGTCAGCCTGTGGGATGTGCTGGAACATACGCCAGACCCCAAGACCACTCTGGCCGAATGCGCCCGGGTACTGAAGCCAGGCGGTTTGCTGGTGGTCAATTATCCTGACATCGACTCGTTGGTCGCGCGTCTGATGGGCCGTCGCTGGGTCTTCCTGCTTTCGGTGCACTTGTATTACTTCACCCCGCCCACGCTGAAGCGCATGCTGGCGGAGATGGGCCTGAACGTGCTGAGCACGCGCCCGCACTGGCAGAGCCTGGAGCTAGGCTATGTGCTTTTCCGCATGGAAGCTTATGTGCGCCCAGTGGCCCGAGCGGCAGGCTGGTTGGTGAAACGCCTGGGCCTGGCCCACATGCAGATCCCTTATTGGATGGGGCAGATGTTGGTGCTGGCGGAAAAGGCTTAA